The genomic interval GTAGATGTTGCCGGTGCTGCCGTCGAGCGAGATCCAGTCGCCCTCCGTGAAGCGGTGGCCGTTGATCTCAAAAACTTTATCCGCATAGCTGATGTGGACGGTGTTGTCGTTGCCGCAGCCGGAGACGCAGCACGTGCCCATGCCGCGGGCGACGACGGCCGCGTGGCTGGTCATGCCGCCGCGCACGGTCAGGATGCCCTGCGAGACCTGCATACCCACGATGTCCTCGGGGCTGGTCTCGAGGCGGACGAGCACGACCTTCGGCATGGTCTTGTTCTTGACGGCTTCCTCGGCCTCCTCGGCGGAGAACACGATCTGGCCACAGGCAGAGCCGGGGGATGCGGCAAGGCCCTTGCCGATGGCGTCGGCTTTTTTGAGCGCCTCGGCGTCAAACTGCGGGTGCAGGAGCGTATCGAGCTGCTTGGGCTCGACGCGCAGCACGGCCTCGCGCTCGGTGATCATGCCCTCGTCGACGAGGTCGCACGCGATCTGCAGCGCCGCCTGCGCGGTGCGCTTGCCGTTGCGGGTCTGGAGCATGTAGAGCTTACCGTCCTCGATGGTGAACTCCATGTCCTGCATATCCTGAAAATAGTGCTCGAGCCGGTTGGCGATGGCGACGAACTCGTCGTACACCTCCGGCATCTGATCCTGCAGGTGGCTGATCGGGCTCGGCGTACGCACGCCGGCGACGACGTCCTCGCCCTGCGCGTTGATGAGGTACTCGCCCATGAGCCGCTTCGCGCCCGTGGCCGGGTCGCGCGTGAAGGCCACGCCCGTGCCGGAACGGTCGCCGGAGTTGCCGAACGCCATCTGCTGGACATTGACGGCGGTGCCCCACTCATAGGGGATCTCGTTCATCTTGCGGTAGACGTTCGCGCGCGGGTTATCCCAGCTGCGGAACACGGCCTTGACCGCCTCGATGAGCTGCTCGTTCGGGTCCTGCGGGAAGGGCTTGTGCTCATTGTCCTCATAGATCTTCTTGAAGATGACGACGAGCTGCTTGAGATCATCGGCGTCCAGATCGACGTCGTTCGTGACGCCCTTGGCGGCCTTCATCTTGTCGATCTCTTCCTCAAACAGGCTCTTGGACACGCCCATGACGACGTCCGCAAACATCTGCACGAAGCGGCGGTAGCTGTCGTAAGCGAAGCGGGGGTTGCCGGTCTTTTTGGCCAGGCCCTCGACGGATGCGTCGTTCAGGCCGAGGTTGAGGATGGTGTCCATCATGCCGGGCATGGACTGGCGCGCGCCGGAGCGCACGGACACCAGCAGCGGGTTTTCCACGTCGCCGAGCTTTTTGCCGGTCAGATCCTCCAGACCCTTAACGTGCGCGAAAATGTCTGCCTGGATCTCCGCATTGATCTGGCGGCCGTCCGCGTAGTACTGCGTGCAGGCCTCGGTCGTGATCGTGAAGCCCTGCGGCACCGGCATACCGGCCGCGGTCATCTCCGCAAGGCCGGAGCCCTTGCCGCCGAGAATGTTGCGCATCGCGGTCTTGTCGCCGCCGAACGCCTGGCTGCCTTCGCTGAAATAATACAGATACTTTTTGCTCATTCCATTACCTCCATCTGTTCTGGTTTTTGGCGATTTCTTTTCGTTATTATTATAGCAAAACCGGGGCGACCCCGCCAGAATGAATGTGCGCAAAGTCGTCCAAATCTTCACAATGTCAGGAGCCGGTTTTTATGCAGTTTGCAAGATTGTGCCCATATTCGTAGAATTTTCCGAAACCAAATACAGAATTTATGAATTTTTGTGAATGATGACAGACAAAAATGCAAAAATATCCTTCCCTGCTTTTTCTCACACACGCCTGTCGAGTGACACAGTTTGGAAATTTTCGCAGTCCCAATGCATTATAACTGCGTTGTAAAACATTAGAGTAATATACAGCAACTGTGCGCGAAGTACAAAAACAGGATTTCCTTTGGATTATGTGCTATAACATACACAACCGCAATTCCCCGACTTTCGTCCGTTTTACGTCATTTGGCGGAGTTTGTGATGATAAGAAAGCATGAAAACTGATATACTTTGGAGGGAAAACATGATGAAACACAGCAAACGTTTTCTGTGCCTGCTGCTGACGCTCATTCTGGCCGCGAGCCTGTGCGTCTTTCCGGCGGCGGCCGCAGACCAGACCTGCCCGAGCAGCAAGGACGACCCGGTCGTGTTCGTGCACGGCCTGATGGGCTGGGGCCAGCGCGCCGGCATCAACGCCGTGCTGCCCTACTGGGGCATGACCACCGGCAGCCTGACAAGCTACCTCAACTCGCTCGGCTATGAGACGTACTCGGCCACCGTCGGCCCGATCTCCAGCGCATGGGACCGCGCGTGCGAGCTCTATGCCCAACTGACCGGCACGACGGTCGATTACGGCGCGGCGCACGCTGCGGCGCACGACCACGCGCGCTACGGCATCACCTATGACCAGCCGCTCTTTGCCGGCTGGGGCACGAAGCGCGCCGTCAACCTCGTCGGCCACAGCTTCGGCGGCGCGACCACGCGCCAGTTCCTCGAGCTGATGGCCAACGGCAGCGCCGAGGAAGTTGCCGCGGCCAAGGCGGCCGGCACTGCGCCGAGCCCGCTGTTCACCGGCGGCAAGCGCAGCTGGGTGCACTCCATGACCGAGATCGCCGCGCCCCACAACGGCACGACCTTCATCGAGTCCAACGGCGCGATCATGGACGCGGCAACAAATCTGGCCGAGACGCTCGCCAAGGGCTTCGGCATCACGGAGATCAAGAATCTCTATGACTTCCAGCTTGAGCAGTTCGGCATCTACAAGGATCCGAACGAGACCGTGCTCGAGACGCTGCAGCGCGTGTTCAGCACCGACTTCATGTCGCACAACGACAACGCTTTTCTCGACCTGACGATCGACCGATCGCTCGAGATCAACGACGGCATCGGCATCGAGCCGAACGTCTACTACTTCTCCTACGCCGGCAACCAGACCGTGCAGGACCCGGTCTCCGGCAACTACATCCCGTCGGCCAGGATGTGGACGCTGTTCTACCCCGGCGCGATCAACATGGGCAAATACTATGACAAGTACACCGCCGGCGGCTTCTACATCGACCAGAGCTGGCGGCCGAACGACGGCATGGTCAACACCGTATCCGCCTTCTACCCCATCCACAGCGACGGCACCTGCCTGACGCGCGACGGCAGGCAGGGCTGGACGAATTACGACGGCTACTCCAACATCCATTTTAAGCCCGGCATCTGGTATGTCATGCCCGTGCAGTCGTTTGACCACATCCAGTTCGTCGGCGGCATGCTCAACGGCAGCCTTGTCAAGACGCACGCGCTCTACCGCGGCGTCATGGAGGATATCTACAACACCTATACCACCGCGCCGAGCGGCGGCAGCTTCCCGTTCACGGACGTGGCCGAGAGCCGCTGGAGCTATCCGTACATCCGGGAGATGTATGAAGCCGGCGTGATCGACGGCATGACGCCGACGACCTTCGAGCCGGCCGGCAATGTCACGCGCGCGCAGTTTGTGAAGATGCTTGCCCTGCTGCAGAGCGCGGACGTGTCCGCCTATGCGTCCGGCCCATTCACCGACGTGCCGGGCGACGCCTGGTATGCGCGCTACGTCAACTGGGCGGCCGCGAACGCGATCGTCAACGGCACGAGCGAGACGACCTTCGATCCGAACGCGGCGATCTCGCGGCAGGATATGGCCGTCATGCTCTACCGTTATGCGCAGCAGTACGGCATCGCACTTCCGGAGCAGACCACAGCCCCGTTCACGGACGAGGGCAGCGTCGCGGCCTACGCCCTGCCCGCCGTGCAGGCGCTGCACCGCGCCGGCGTCATCAACGGTATGCCGGACGGCAGCTTCCGCCCCTACGACACCGCGACCCGCGAGCAGGCCTGCGCCGTGCTGTGCGCGCTCTGAGCACCAGAACGCAAACGTCTCCCGGCTTCGGCCGGGGGACGTTTTTTGCATTTGTGCACAGCTGTCCGCGCGGTTGTGCGACAGATGCGGCCGTGTGTCCAAAAACCTCACACACATCCGAATCTGATACAAAATCTTCTGCGTTCCCCGGATTGCAAACCGGTGCGGTTGGAATTATAATACTCAAAAAATAAATGCGCGCTCCGGCGCGCCGGAAAGGAATGTACGCAATACCATGAAAAAGAGCAAGAAGTTTCTGTGTCTGCTGCTCGCGCTGGTGATGGCCGGAAGCCTGCTGCTTCTGCCGGCCGCCGCCGCAAACACGGAGCAGTCCGGTGCCGAACGCTACCCGACCGTTTACGTCCACGGCCTGATGGGTTGGGGCGCACGCGACCAGATCTACGCCGTGACTCCGTACTGGGGCCTGACGAGCGACCTGATGCCGTACCTGACGGGCAAGGGCTATGAGAGCTATGCCGCCTCCGTCGGCCCGCTCTCGAGCGCGTGGGATCGCGCGTGCGAGCTCTATGCCCAGCTCACCGGCACGACCGTTGACTACGGCGCGGCTCACGCTGCCGAATACGGCCACGCGCGCTACGGCGTGACGTATGACAAGCCGCTGTTTGAAGGCTGGAGCGCGGACAAGAAGATCAACCTCGTCGGCCACAGCTTCGGCGGCGCAACGATCCGCCTGTTTCTGGACATTCTGGCCGACGGCTCTGCACAGGAGCAGGCTGCGGCCAAGGCCGACGGCACGGAGGTCTCCCCGTTTTTCCAGGGCGGCAAGGCCGACTGGGTCTATTCGCTGACGACGCTGGCAGCCCCGCACAACGGCACGACCTTCCTCGAATGCTGCGGCGACATGACGCAGTTCGCCGCCGAGGTCTCGACCACCATGGCAAAGCTGCTCGGCATCTCGGACTTCAAGGGCGTGTACGACTTCCAGCTCGAGCAGTTCGGCTTCTACCGCAAGGACGGCGAGACCGTGCTCGAGGCGCTCGACCGCGTGCTGCACTCGGACTTTTTGTCGCACAACGACAACGTGTTCCGTGACCTGACGATCGACCGCGCGCTGGAGCTCAACGACGACATTGAGATCCAGCCGAATGTGTACTACTTCTCCTACGCCGGCGACAAGACGCGCCAGAGTGCCCTCACCGGCGAGCGCACGTCGGCCGCCGATATGACGCCGCTGTTCGTGCCGTTTGCAAACCAGATGTGCAGCTATTATAACCAGACGACTGCCGGCGGTTTCCAGATCGACAAGAGCTGGGCGCCAAACGACGGCCTTGTGAACACCGTCTCGGCCCTGTACCCGACCAACAGCGCCGGAAAGTGCCTGACCAAGAGCGGCCAGACCGGCTATATCCAGCGCGACGGCTACTCCAACGTCAGCTATCAGCCCGGCGTGTGGAACGTAATGCCCGTGCGCCACTATGACCACGGCAACTTCATCGCCGGTATGCCGGTGCCCAACCTGTCCTCGCAGAGCACAACGGCCCTGCGCCAGTTCTACCTGAGCCTGATGGGCAATCTCTCCCACGTGACCTCGGCGCCGACCACGCCGGATCAGCCCGCCGGCCTGCCGTTCACGGACGTGGCCGAGAGCCGCTGGAGCTATTCGTACATCAAGGAAATGTATGATGCCGGCGTCATCAACGGCATGACCGCCACGACCTTTGCCCCGGCCGCGAACGTCACGCGCGCGCAGTTCGTGACCATGATCGCCCGGCTCGCCGACGCGGACGTGTCCGGCTATGCGTCCGGCCCGTTTGCCGATGTGCCGGCAGGCAGCTGGTACGCGCCCTACGTCAACTGGGCGGCCGCGAACGGCATCGTCAACGGCACGAGCGCCACGACGTTTGATCCGAATACGACGATCTCGCGTCAGGACATGGCCGTCATGCTCTATAACTACACGCAGCACTTCGGCGTGCAGCTTGACCAGAAGACGGTCACTGCCTTCACGGACGAGGGCAGCGTCGCGGCCTACGCCCTGCCCGCCGTGCAGGCGCTGCACCGCGCCGGCGTCATCAACGGCATGCCGGACGGCAGCTTCCAGCCGTACGCCACCGCGACACGCGAGCAGGCCTGCATCGTGCTGTGCGCGCTGTAACGCATCCCACAAGCCAGAATTTTGCCCATCCGGAGCGATCCGGATGGGCATTTTTCCTATCCTGCGCACACTCCCCTTGGATTCTCCCGGCGGCGGTGCGTAAAATCTCTCTGCATACACGCAGCGGAGGGAGACGCCATGGGAAACGATCTGCAGAAAAAATACGGTCTGCCGACGGCGATCGCGCTCGTCGTCGGCATCGTCATCGGCAGCGGCGTGTTTTTCAAAGCCGAGAAGATCCTCACCGCGACCGGCGGCAACGGCCGCGTGCTGCATCTTCTTTTGCGCGGCGGCCGTCGTGTCGCACGGCCGGGATGTACTCACCTACCTGAGCGTGTTCGCGGTCATCATGGCGCTGAGCATCCCGTTTTACCGGCCGGAGGCGAAAACGCAATGACCGCCGCTTTTTCATTGCCCGCGCGCCGCCGGTGTGGTATACTCACGGCAGACACCGAAACGAGGCGACGACATGGACATTCTCTATCAGGACAACAGCATCCTCGTGTGCATCAAGCCGGCAGGCGTGCTGTCCACGGACGAACCGGGCGGCGTGCCCGAGCTGGTGCGGCAGGCGCTCGGCGACCCGAAGGCCTGCGTGCGCACCGTGCACCGGCTCGACCGCGTGGTCAGCGGACTGATGGTACTCGCGCGCACCCCGGCGGCCGCGTCGAAGCTCTCGGCGCAGATCCGCGAGCACGACTTCGGCAAGACCTATCTCGCCGTCGTGCACGGAGAGCCGGACGCCCTGCAGGGCACGTACCGCGACCTGCTGCGGCGCGACCCGAACGAGCGTAAGACCTACGTCACGGATAAAATGGCCAAGGGCGTGCAGGAGGCCGTGCTCGACTATGACGTGCTCGGCACGCGCGCGGAGCTCTCGCTCGTGCGCATTTACCTGCAGACCGGGCGCACGCACCAGATCCGCTGCCAGTTTTCCGCACGCGGTCTGCCGCTCTGGGGCGACAAAAAGTACAGCACGCTGCCCGATGACGGGCCGATCGCACTCTGGTCGCACTGCCTGCACTTTGCCCATCCGGACACCGGCGAGGTGCTCTATTTCGAGCAGCAGCCGCCGGACATTTCCCCCTGGAGCCTGTTTGCAGACTAAGCACCCCGCGCCGCGGCGCGGGGCGTTTTTTGCGCAAGTGCGCGACAGTTTTCCGTCAAAGTGTCTTGCAATCGCCGGCTGCGCCCGGTATAATATGGGTATATCGCCGGCTTTGTGAGAAGGAAAACCATATGGATCTATGAGACAGGGGGGAAAACCATGAAAAAAACACGTCGATTTTTGTGCCTGCTGCTGACGCTCGTGCTGGCGCTGAGCCTGTGCGCCATCCCGGCCGCCGCGGCAGATACGCAGACCCGCTCGGACGACCCGGTCGTGTTCGTGCACGGCCTGTTCGGCTGGGGTCAGCGCGACAAAATTTTCAGCATCATGCCCTACTGGGGCATGACCACCGGCAGCCTGCCGGACTATCTGGCCACGCAGGGCTATGAGACCTACGCCGCCTCCGTCGGCCCGCTCTCGAGCGCGTGGGACCGCGCGTGCGAGCTGTACGCGCAGCTCGTCGGTGCGCGCACGGACTACGGCGTCAAGCACGCGCAGGACTTCGGCCACGAGCGCTACGGCATCGACTATGAGACGCCGCTGTTCGAAGGCTGGGGCACACAGCGCGCCGCGAACCTCGTCGGCCACAGCTTCGGCGGCGCGACGACGCGCCTGTTCCTCGAGATCCTTACCAACGGCTGCCCGGAGGAGGTCGCTGCGGCCAAAGCCGCCGGTGTGGCCCCGAGCCCGTTTTTCCTCGGCGGCAAGGGCAGCTGGGTCCACTCGCTGACCGCCATCGCCGCGCCGCACAACGGCACGACGTTCATTGAGGCCAACAGCAATTTCACAAAGCTCGCCGCCAACCTGGCCACAGGCGCCGCCAAGGCGCTGGGCCTGTCGTCGCTCAAGGGCGTGTACGACTTCCAGCTCGACCAGTTCGGCATCCGCAAGGACGACAACGAGACATTTGCCCAGGCGCTTGACCGCGTGCTGAGATCCGACTTTTTGTCGCACAACGACAACGCCTTCCTCGACCTGACGATCGACAAATCGCTCGAGATCAACAAGGGCATCGAGATCCAGCCGAACGTCTACTATTTCTCCTACGCGGGCGACCAGACCTCGGCCGATCCGCTCACCGGCAACCACTACCCCACCGTGTCGGCCATCCCGTCGAACGGTATGTCCGCGCTGATGATGCCCGGCTCGATCAACATGGGCAAGTACTGCGACAAGTACACCGCCGGCGGCATCTACATCGACCGGAGCTGGCTGCCGAACGACGGCCTTGTCAACACCGTGTCCGCGCTCTACCCGACCACGACGGACAAAAACACCACCGAGTGCCTCAAGCGCGACGGTACGCAGGGCTGGATTAACTATGACGGCTATTCCGACATCACCTTCCGGCCCGGCATCTGGTACGTCATGCCTGTCACGCGCGCCGACCATATGCAGTTCGTCGGCGGCATCGCCAACAAGAGCGTCATCGAGACGCACCTGTTCTATCGAAACCTGATGGACGATATCTACGGCACCTACGGCTCCGGGCAGCCGGAGGAGCAGCCCTTCCCGTTCACGGACGTGGCGGCCGGCCGCTGGAGCTATTCGTATATCAGGCAGCTCTATGAAGCCGGCGTGATCGACGGCATGACCCCGACGACCTTCGTCCCGACCGGCGACGTCACGCGCGCCCAGTTCGTGAAGATGCTCGCCAGACTGCAGGGCGCGGACGTCTCCGAATACCGGAGTGCCGGGTTTGAGGACGTGCCGGCCGACGCATGGTATGCGCCCTACGTCAACTGGGCGGCTGCCAACGGCATCGTCTACGGCATTTCGAGCACCGAATTTGCGCCGAATGCCAATATTTCGCGCCAGGACATGGCCGTGATGCTCGACCGCTATGCGCAGCAGTTCGGCATCGTGCTCGGCACGGACAATGCGGCCGTGACGTTCACGGATGAAGCCGACATTGCCGCCTATGCACTGCCCGCCGTGCAGGCGCTGCAGCGTGCCGGCGTCATCAACGGCATGCCCGACGGCAGCTTCTGCCCGCGCGGTAGCGCGACCCGCGAGCAGGCGTGCGCCATGCTCTGCCGGCTCTGAAGGACAAAACAAGACAACAAAAGGACGCATCCGAATGGATGCGTCCTTCCGCTTGGATAACAGGAAGAGAAAGCAAAATCAGAAAGAGAAAGCAAAAAGCGCTGTCGGATCAGGGGTGCGGCTTGCCCTCGCGGTAGTTTTTCATGACGTCGCGGAACAGCTCGCCGCTGGTCGGCGGCGTCCAGATGATGGCGTTGGCGCCGGCGCGGATGGTGGCGCGGATGCTCTCGTCATCCGCGCCGCCGGTCGCAAGGATCGGGTAGTCCGGGAAACGCTCGCGGATCTCGGCCACGATCTCCGGCGTCTGCGCGCCGGCGGCTACGTTCAGGATCGCGGCGCCGTCCTCGATGCGGTGGCGGTAGTTCGTGTCGGCATTGGCCACCGTGACCACGACCGGCACGTCGACGCTGCTGCGGATGCGGTTGAGGATGCGGCCCGGCGTCGGCGCGTTGACGACGACCCCGGTCGCGCCCTGCATCTCGGCGTACATGGCGAGGTTCACGACGCGCTTGCCCGTCGTCAGCCCGCCGCCGACACCGACGAACACCGGCAGGTCGCTCGCCATGAGCAGCGCCTGCGTGATGACCGGCTGCGGCGTGAACGGGTAGACCGCAAACACCGCGTCGGCGTTGACATTGCGGATGATGGCCAGGTCGGTCGAGAACACCAGCGACTTGATGCGCTTGCCGAACACCATGATGCCGCTGCACTCGTCGATCACGCTCGGTACGCGCA from Clostridiales bacterium carries:
- a CDS encoding RluA family pseudouridine synthase — translated: MDILYQDNSILVCIKPAGVLSTDEPGGVPELVRQALGDPKACVRTVHRLDRVVSGLMVLARTPAAASKLSAQIREHDFGKTYLAVVHGEPDALQGTYRDLLRRDPNERKTYVTDKMAKGVQEAVLDYDVLGTRAELSLVRIYLQTGRTHQIRCQFSARGLPLWGDKKYSTLPDDGPIALWSHCLHFAHPDTGEVLYFEQQPPDISPWSLFAD
- a CDS encoding S-layer homology domain-containing protein is translated as MKHSKRFLCLLLTLILAASLCVFPAAAADQTCPSSKDDPVVFVHGLMGWGQRAGINAVLPYWGMTTGSLTSYLNSLGYETYSATVGPISSAWDRACELYAQLTGTTVDYGAAHAAAHDHARYGITYDQPLFAGWGTKRAVNLVGHSFGGATTRQFLELMANGSAEEVAAAKAAGTAPSPLFTGGKRSWVHSMTEIAAPHNGTTFIESNGAIMDAATNLAETLAKGFGITEIKNLYDFQLEQFGIYKDPNETVLETLQRVFSTDFMSHNDNAFLDLTIDRSLEINDGIGIEPNVYYFSYAGNQTVQDPVSGNYIPSARMWTLFYPGAINMGKYYDKYTAGGFYIDQSWRPNDGMVNTVSAFYPIHSDGTCLTRDGRQGWTNYDGYSNIHFKPGIWYVMPVQSFDHIQFVGGMLNGSLVKTHALYRGVMEDIYNTYTTAPSGGSFPFTDVAESRWSYPYIREMYEAGVIDGMTPTTFEPAGNVTRAQFVKMLALLQSADVSAYASGPFTDVPGDAWYARYVNWAAANAIVNGTSETTFDPNAAISRQDMAVMLYRYAQQYGIALPEQTTAPFTDEGSVAAYALPAVQALHRAGVINGMPDGSFRPYDTATREQACAVLCAL
- a CDS encoding S-layer homology domain-containing protein, translating into MKKSKKFLCLLLALVMAGSLLLLPAAAANTEQSGAERYPTVYVHGLMGWGARDQIYAVTPYWGLTSDLMPYLTGKGYESYAASVGPLSSAWDRACELYAQLTGTTVDYGAAHAAEYGHARYGVTYDKPLFEGWSADKKINLVGHSFGGATIRLFLDILADGSAQEQAAAKADGTEVSPFFQGGKADWVYSLTTLAAPHNGTTFLECCGDMTQFAAEVSTTMAKLLGISDFKGVYDFQLEQFGFYRKDGETVLEALDRVLHSDFLSHNDNVFRDLTIDRALELNDDIEIQPNVYYFSYAGDKTRQSALTGERTSAADMTPLFVPFANQMCSYYNQTTAGGFQIDKSWAPNDGLVNTVSALYPTNSAGKCLTKSGQTGYIQRDGYSNVSYQPGVWNVMPVRHYDHGNFIAGMPVPNLSSQSTTALRQFYLSLMGNLSHVTSAPTTPDQPAGLPFTDVAESRWSYSYIKEMYDAGVINGMTATTFAPAANVTRAQFVTMIARLADADVSGYASGPFADVPAGSWYAPYVNWAAANGIVNGTSATTFDPNTTISRQDMAVMLYNYTQHFGVQLDQKTVTAFTDEGSVAAYALPAVQALHRAGVINGMPDGSFQPYATATREQACIVLCAL
- the ppdK gene encoding pyruvate, phosphate dikinase — its product is MSKKYLYYFSEGSQAFGGDKTAMRNILGGKGSGLAEMTAAGMPVPQGFTITTEACTQYYADGRQINAEIQADIFAHVKGLEDLTGKKLGDVENPLLVSVRSGARQSMPGMMDTILNLGLNDASVEGLAKKTGNPRFAYDSYRRFVQMFADVVMGVSKSLFEEEIDKMKAAKGVTNDVDLDADDLKQLVVIFKKIYEDNEHKPFPQDPNEQLIEAVKAVFRSWDNPRANVYRKMNEIPYEWGTAVNVQQMAFGNSGDRSGTGVAFTRDPATGAKRLMGEYLINAQGEDVVAGVRTPSPISHLQDQMPEVYDEFVAIANRLEHYFQDMQDMEFTIEDGKLYMLQTRNGKRTAQAALQIACDLVDEGMITEREAVLRVEPKQLDTLLHPQFDAEALKKADAIGKGLAASPGSACGQIVFSAEEAEEAVKNKTMPKVVLVRLETSPEDIVGMQVSQGILTVRGGMTSHAAVVARGMGTCCVSGCGNDNTVHISYADKVFEINGHRFTEGDWISLDGSTGNIYAGQIPTVAATGNKNFNRLMGWADAARRLNVEANADNPRDAQQAVDLGAEGIGLCRTEHMFFAEDRIKAVREMICARTVEARKVALAKVEPFQQGDFEAMYRIMGTRPMTIRYLDPPLHEFLPTQKADIEELAQEMGMTFDELQDVVVSLHEFNPMMGHRGCRLCVTYPEIAEMQTNAVIKAALKVSAETGTMITPYIMIPLVGERKELKFIKDIVVRTADALIKDAGVDMKYHVGTMIEIPRAALTADEIAKEADFFSFGTNDLTQMTFGFSRDDAAKFLGAYYDTKIYENDPFQHLDVNGVGKLVEMACKLGRQTNPGLELGICGEHGGDPSSIAFCHKVGLDYVSCSPFRVPIARLAAAQAAIREEQ
- a CDS encoding response regulator, with product MPAPIDGTLRQFALRVPSVIDECSGIMVFGKRIKSLVFSTDLAIIRNVNADAVFAVYPFTPQPVITQALLMASDLPVFVGVGGGLTTGKRVVNLAMYAEMQGATGVVVNAPTPGRILNRIRSSVDVPVVVTVANADTNYRHRIEDGAAILNVAAGAQTPEIVAEIRERFPDYPILATGGADDESIRATIRAGANAIIWTPPTSGELFRDVMKNYREGKPHP
- a CDS encoding S-layer homology domain-containing protein, with translation MKKTRRFLCLLLTLVLALSLCAIPAAAADTQTRSDDPVVFVHGLFGWGQRDKIFSIMPYWGMTTGSLPDYLATQGYETYAASVGPLSSAWDRACELYAQLVGARTDYGVKHAQDFGHERYGIDYETPLFEGWGTQRAANLVGHSFGGATTRLFLEILTNGCPEEVAAAKAAGVAPSPFFLGGKGSWVHSLTAIAAPHNGTTFIEANSNFTKLAANLATGAAKALGLSSLKGVYDFQLDQFGIRKDDNETFAQALDRVLRSDFLSHNDNAFLDLTIDKSLEINKGIEIQPNVYYFSYAGDQTSADPLTGNHYPTVSAIPSNGMSALMMPGSINMGKYCDKYTAGGIYIDRSWLPNDGLVNTVSALYPTTTDKNTTECLKRDGTQGWINYDGYSDITFRPGIWYVMPVTRADHMQFVGGIANKSVIETHLFYRNLMDDIYGTYGSGQPEEQPFPFTDVAAGRWSYSYIRQLYEAGVIDGMTPTTFVPTGDVTRAQFVKMLARLQGADVSEYRSAGFEDVPADAWYAPYVNWAAANGIVYGISSTEFAPNANISRQDMAVMLDRYAQQFGIVLGTDNAAVTFTDEADIAAYALPAVQALQRAGVINGMPDGSFCPRGSATREQACAMLCRL